The following are from one region of the Ornithorhynchus anatinus isolate Pmale09 chromosome 20, mOrnAna1.pri.v4, whole genome shotgun sequence genome:
- the LOC100082460 gene encoding phosphatidylinositol 3,4,5-trisphosphate 3-phosphatase TPTE2-like isoform X7 yields the protein MSVVEYLKPESKPEDTDSRKKKEHVVDIEASKEELTTKTDAENKRKSFFKIKSSSSFRASISAWHNFQNKVRPSFDVKSSVNIRASIGTWHEFQKKMSSLLRVDDGVDQESDTWCQNLKGRIRPCVMSFPYRFRNYFSIKLNILDAFIVVGTLMIDIVYIYVNTGGVKQIPRLAILLRPLRIIILIRIFRLAVQKKQLEKVTRRMVSENKRRFQKDGFDLDLTYVTARIIAMSFPSSGKQSFYRNPIGEVVRFLDTKHGNHYKVYNLCSEKDYDPKYFHYRVERIFIDDHNVPSLNEILKFTASVRDWMQLDKQNIIVVHCKGGKGRTGTMVCIWLIASNQFTSAQDSLKYFAERRTDKGSGSKYQGVETPSQSRYVGYFEVIKNKYKWNLPAKNPLKIKTIKIFSIQGVGKGNGSDLEIEIILRKQVVFHCECQSSINCKLFHDVDANSVIIGLEGCPVLCGDVKVKFLSSSELPKLYDDCPFFFWFNTAFVENKRLYLPRSQLDNPHKAKTWKIYQEDFAVELLFKEPEPNC from the exons CTCCCGGAAGAAAAAGGAACACGTTGTGGATATTGAGGCGAGCAAAGAGGAGTTGACCACCAAGACTGA TGCCGAGAATAAAAGGAAGTCCTTTTTCAAGATCAAGTCCTCTTCTAGTTTTAGAGCATCTATATCCGCCTGGCATAA CTTCCAGAATAAAGTGAGACCCAGTTTTGATGTCAAGTCCTCTGTTAATATTAGAGCTTCAATAGGCACCTGGCATGA ATTTCAGAAGAAAATGTCATCCCTTTTAAGGGTTGATGATGGAGTTGATCAAGAATCGGACACCTGGTGTCA AAATCTTAAGGGAAGAATTAGACCTTGTGTAATGTCCTTTCCATACAG ATTCCGAAATTACTTTTCCATCAAACTAAACATTTTGGATGCATTCATTGTTGTTGGCACTCTGATGATTGATATTGTTTACATTTATGTTAATACTGGGGGAGTTAAGCAGATCCCCAG GTTAGCAATCCTCCTTCGCCCTCTGAGAATTATCATTTTGATCAGAATTTTTCGCCTCGCCGTTCAGAAGAAACAACTTGAAAAGGTGACCAGGAGGATG GTTTCTGAAAATAAAAGACGCTTTCAGAAGGATGGATTTGACCTGGACCTCACCTATGTTACTG CTCGTATTATTGCAATGTCGTTCCCATCTTCAGGAAAGCAGTCTTTCTACAGGAATCCCATTGGG GAAGTTGTGAGATTTCTGGATACCAAACATGGAAACCACTATAAAGTCTACAACTTGTGCA GTGAAAAAGACTATGACCCTAAATACTTCCATTACCGAGTGGAAAGGATCTTTATCGATGACCACAACGTCCCCTCTCTAAA CGAGATCCTGAAGTTCACTGCCAGTGTACGTGACTGGATGCAGCTGGATAAACAGAACATTATTGTAGTCCACTGTAAAGGAGGCAAAG GTAGGACTGGAACTATGGTCTGTATCTGGCTTATTGCCAGCAACCAATTTACAAGTGCACAG gatAGCCTGAAGTATTTTGCAGAGAGACGAACAGATAAAGGAAGTGGTTCTAAATATCAGGGAGTTGAAACTCCTTCCCAG AGTAGATATGTTGGCTATTTTGAGGTCATAAAGAACAAGTACAAGTGGAATCTCCCAGCAAAGAACCCGCTGAAGATTAAAACTATCAAAATCTTTTCAATTCAAG GGGTGGGAAAGGGTAATGGAAGCGATCTGGAAATCGAGATAATACTACGAAAGCAAGTTGTTTTCCACTGCGAGTGTCAGTCTTCCATAAACTGTAAG TTGTTTCACGATGTTGACGCAAACTCAGTCATAATCGGTTTGGAAGGCTGCCCGGTTCTGTGTGGGGATGTCAAAGTAAAATTTCTATCCAGTTCG GAGCTTCCCAAGTTGTATGATGACTGCCCATTCTTCTTTTGGTTCAACACAGCTTTTGTGGAAAACAAGAG GCTTTATTTGCCAAGAAGCCAGCTGGATAATCCTCATAAGGCCAAAACATGGAAAATATACCAAGAAGACTTTGCAGTGGAATTACTCTTTAAGGAACCAGAACCCAATTGCTAA
- the LOC100082460 gene encoding phosphatidylinositol 3,4,5-trisphosphate 3-phosphatase TPTE2-like isoform X3 → MSVVEYLKPESKPEDTDSRKKKEHVVDIEASKEELTTKTDAENKRKSFFKIKSSSSFRASISAWHKFQKKMSSLLRVDDGVDQESDTWCQNLKGRIRPCVMSFPYRIFGVSLIFVDVALLIVILVTTSKSIRIPFAYRVVSLLIALFFLFDVLLRIFAEGFRNYFSIKLNILDAFIVVGTLMIDIVYIYVNTGGVKQIPRLAILLRPLRIIILIRIFRLAVQKKQLEKVTRRMVSENKRRFQKDGFDLDLTYVTARIIAMSFPSSGKQSFYRNPIGEVVRFLDTKHGNHYKVYNLCSEKDYDPKYFHYRVERIFIDDHNVPSLNEILKFTASVRDWMQLDKQNIIVVHCKGGKGRTGTMVCIWLIASNQFTSAQDSLKYFAERRTDKGSGSKYQGVETPSQSRYVGYFEVIKNKYKWNLPAKNPLKIKTIKIFSIQGVGKGNGSDLEIEIILRKQVVFHCECQSSINCKLFHDVDANSVIIGLEGCPVLCGDVKVKFLSSSELPKLYDDCPFFFWFNTAFVENKRLYLPRSQLDNPHKAKTWKIYQEDFAVELLFKEPEPNC, encoded by the exons CTCCCGGAAGAAAAAGGAACACGTTGTGGATATTGAGGCGAGCAAAGAGGAGTTGACCACCAAGACTGA TGCCGAGAATAAAAGGAAGTCCTTTTTCAAGATCAAGTCCTCTTCTAGTTTTAGAGCATCTATATCCGCCTGGCATAA ATTTCAGAAGAAAATGTCATCCCTTTTAAGGGTTGATGATGGAGTTGATCAAGAATCGGACACCTGGTGTCA AAATCTTAAGGGAAGAATTAGACCTTGTGTAATGTCCTTTCCATACAG AATATTTGGAGTCTCGCTGATCTTTGTGGATGTTGCTTTGCTGATTGTAATCTTAGTGACAACCAGCAAAAGCATAAGGATTCCCTTCGCATACCGGGTCGTGTCTCTACTGAtcgctctttttttcctttttgatgtTCTCCTTCGAATCTTTGCCGAAGG ATTCCGAAATTACTTTTCCATCAAACTAAACATTTTGGATGCATTCATTGTTGTTGGCACTCTGATGATTGATATTGTTTACATTTATGTTAATACTGGGGGAGTTAAGCAGATCCCCAG GTTAGCAATCCTCCTTCGCCCTCTGAGAATTATCATTTTGATCAGAATTTTTCGCCTCGCCGTTCAGAAGAAACAACTTGAAAAGGTGACCAGGAGGATG GTTTCTGAAAATAAAAGACGCTTTCAGAAGGATGGATTTGACCTGGACCTCACCTATGTTACTG CTCGTATTATTGCAATGTCGTTCCCATCTTCAGGAAAGCAGTCTTTCTACAGGAATCCCATTGGG GAAGTTGTGAGATTTCTGGATACCAAACATGGAAACCACTATAAAGTCTACAACTTGTGCA GTGAAAAAGACTATGACCCTAAATACTTCCATTACCGAGTGGAAAGGATCTTTATCGATGACCACAACGTCCCCTCTCTAAA CGAGATCCTGAAGTTCACTGCCAGTGTACGTGACTGGATGCAGCTGGATAAACAGAACATTATTGTAGTCCACTGTAAAGGAGGCAAAG GTAGGACTGGAACTATGGTCTGTATCTGGCTTATTGCCAGCAACCAATTTACAAGTGCACAG gatAGCCTGAAGTATTTTGCAGAGAGACGAACAGATAAAGGAAGTGGTTCTAAATATCAGGGAGTTGAAACTCCTTCCCAG AGTAGATATGTTGGCTATTTTGAGGTCATAAAGAACAAGTACAAGTGGAATCTCCCAGCAAAGAACCCGCTGAAGATTAAAACTATCAAAATCTTTTCAATTCAAG GGGTGGGAAAGGGTAATGGAAGCGATCTGGAAATCGAGATAATACTACGAAAGCAAGTTGTTTTCCACTGCGAGTGTCAGTCTTCCATAAACTGTAAG TTGTTTCACGATGTTGACGCAAACTCAGTCATAATCGGTTTGGAAGGCTGCCCGGTTCTGTGTGGGGATGTCAAAGTAAAATTTCTATCCAGTTCG GAGCTTCCCAAGTTGTATGATGACTGCCCATTCTTCTTTTGGTTCAACACAGCTTTTGTGGAAAACAAGAG GCTTTATTTGCCAAGAAGCCAGCTGGATAATCCTCATAAGGCCAAAACATGGAAAATATACCAAGAAGACTTTGCAGTGGAATTACTCTTTAAGGAACCAGAACCCAATTGCTAA
- the LOC100082460 gene encoding phosphatidylinositol 3,4,5-trisphosphate 3-phosphatase TPTE2-like isoform X10 — MSVVEYLKPESKPEDTDSRKKKEHVVDIEASKEELTTKTDAENKRKSFFKIKSSSSFRASISAWHNFQNKVRPSFDVKSSVNIRASIGTWHENLKGRIRPCVMSFPYRFRNYFSIKLNILDAFIVVGTLMIDIVYIYVNTGGVKQIPRLAILLRPLRIIILIRIFRLAVQKKQLEKVTRRMVSENKRRFQKDGFDLDLTYVTARIIAMSFPSSGKQSFYRNPIGEVVRFLDTKHGNHYKVYNLCSEKDYDPKYFHYRVERIFIDDHNVPSLNEILKFTASVRDWMQLDKQNIIVVHCKGGKGRTGTMVCIWLIASNQFTSAQDSLKYFAERRTDKGSGSKYQGVETPSQSRYVGYFEVIKNKYKWNLPAKNPLKIKTIKIFSIQGVGKGNGSDLEIEIILRKQVVFHCECQSSINCKLFHDVDANSVIIGLEGCPVLCGDVKVKFLSSSELPKLYDDCPFFFWFNTAFVENKRLYLPRSQLDNPHKAKTWKIYQEDFAVELLFKEPEPNC, encoded by the exons CTCCCGGAAGAAAAAGGAACACGTTGTGGATATTGAGGCGAGCAAAGAGGAGTTGACCACCAAGACTGA TGCCGAGAATAAAAGGAAGTCCTTTTTCAAGATCAAGTCCTCTTCTAGTTTTAGAGCATCTATATCCGCCTGGCATAA CTTCCAGAATAAAGTGAGACCCAGTTTTGATGTCAAGTCCTCTGTTAATATTAGAGCTTCAATAGGCACCTGGCATGA AAATCTTAAGGGAAGAATTAGACCTTGTGTAATGTCCTTTCCATACAG ATTCCGAAATTACTTTTCCATCAAACTAAACATTTTGGATGCATTCATTGTTGTTGGCACTCTGATGATTGATATTGTTTACATTTATGTTAATACTGGGGGAGTTAAGCAGATCCCCAG GTTAGCAATCCTCCTTCGCCCTCTGAGAATTATCATTTTGATCAGAATTTTTCGCCTCGCCGTTCAGAAGAAACAACTTGAAAAGGTGACCAGGAGGATG GTTTCTGAAAATAAAAGACGCTTTCAGAAGGATGGATTTGACCTGGACCTCACCTATGTTACTG CTCGTATTATTGCAATGTCGTTCCCATCTTCAGGAAAGCAGTCTTTCTACAGGAATCCCATTGGG GAAGTTGTGAGATTTCTGGATACCAAACATGGAAACCACTATAAAGTCTACAACTTGTGCA GTGAAAAAGACTATGACCCTAAATACTTCCATTACCGAGTGGAAAGGATCTTTATCGATGACCACAACGTCCCCTCTCTAAA CGAGATCCTGAAGTTCACTGCCAGTGTACGTGACTGGATGCAGCTGGATAAACAGAACATTATTGTAGTCCACTGTAAAGGAGGCAAAG GTAGGACTGGAACTATGGTCTGTATCTGGCTTATTGCCAGCAACCAATTTACAAGTGCACAG gatAGCCTGAAGTATTTTGCAGAGAGACGAACAGATAAAGGAAGTGGTTCTAAATATCAGGGAGTTGAAACTCCTTCCCAG AGTAGATATGTTGGCTATTTTGAGGTCATAAAGAACAAGTACAAGTGGAATCTCCCAGCAAAGAACCCGCTGAAGATTAAAACTATCAAAATCTTTTCAATTCAAG GGGTGGGAAAGGGTAATGGAAGCGATCTGGAAATCGAGATAATACTACGAAAGCAAGTTGTTTTCCACTGCGAGTGTCAGTCTTCCATAAACTGTAAG TTGTTTCACGATGTTGACGCAAACTCAGTCATAATCGGTTTGGAAGGCTGCCCGGTTCTGTGTGGGGATGTCAAAGTAAAATTTCTATCCAGTTCG GAGCTTCCCAAGTTGTATGATGACTGCCCATTCTTCTTTTGGTTCAACACAGCTTTTGTGGAAAACAAGAG GCTTTATTTGCCAAGAAGCCAGCTGGATAATCCTCATAAGGCCAAAACATGGAAAATATACCAAGAAGACTTTGCAGTGGAATTACTCTTTAAGGAACCAGAACCCAATTGCTAA
- the LOC100082460 gene encoding phosphatidylinositol 3,4,5-trisphosphate 3-phosphatase TPTE2-like isoform X4 gives MSVVEYLKPESKPEDTDSRKKKEHVVDIEASKEELTTKTDAENKRKSFFKIKSSSSFRASISAWHNFQNKVRPSFDVKSSVNIRASIGTWHEFQKKMSSLLRVDDGVDQESDTWCQNLKGRIRPCVMSFPYRIFGVSLIFVDVALLIVILVTTSKSIRIPFAYRVVSLLIALFFLFDVLLRIFAEGFRNYFSIKLNILDAFIVVGTLMIDIVYIYVNTGGVKQIPRLAILLRPLRIIILIRIFRLAVQKKQLEKVTRRMVSENKRRFQKDGFDLDLTYVTARIIAMSFPSSGKQSFYRNPIGEVVRFLDTKHGNHYKVYNLCSSEILKFTASVRDWMQLDKQNIIVVHCKGGKGRTGTMVCIWLIASNQFTSAQDSLKYFAERRTDKGSGSKYQGVETPSQSRYVGYFEVIKNKYKWNLPAKNPLKIKTIKIFSIQGVGKGNGSDLEIEIILRKQVVFHCECQSSINCKLFHDVDANSVIIGLEGCPVLCGDVKVKFLSSSELPKLYDDCPFFFWFNTAFVENKRLYLPRSQLDNPHKAKTWKIYQEDFAVELLFKEPEPNC, from the exons CTCCCGGAAGAAAAAGGAACACGTTGTGGATATTGAGGCGAGCAAAGAGGAGTTGACCACCAAGACTGA TGCCGAGAATAAAAGGAAGTCCTTTTTCAAGATCAAGTCCTCTTCTAGTTTTAGAGCATCTATATCCGCCTGGCATAA CTTCCAGAATAAAGTGAGACCCAGTTTTGATGTCAAGTCCTCTGTTAATATTAGAGCTTCAATAGGCACCTGGCATGA ATTTCAGAAGAAAATGTCATCCCTTTTAAGGGTTGATGATGGAGTTGATCAAGAATCGGACACCTGGTGTCA AAATCTTAAGGGAAGAATTAGACCTTGTGTAATGTCCTTTCCATACAG AATATTTGGAGTCTCGCTGATCTTTGTGGATGTTGCTTTGCTGATTGTAATCTTAGTGACAACCAGCAAAAGCATAAGGATTCCCTTCGCATACCGGGTCGTGTCTCTACTGAtcgctctttttttcctttttgatgtTCTCCTTCGAATCTTTGCCGAAGG ATTCCGAAATTACTTTTCCATCAAACTAAACATTTTGGATGCATTCATTGTTGTTGGCACTCTGATGATTGATATTGTTTACATTTATGTTAATACTGGGGGAGTTAAGCAGATCCCCAG GTTAGCAATCCTCCTTCGCCCTCTGAGAATTATCATTTTGATCAGAATTTTTCGCCTCGCCGTTCAGAAGAAACAACTTGAAAAGGTGACCAGGAGGATG GTTTCTGAAAATAAAAGACGCTTTCAGAAGGATGGATTTGACCTGGACCTCACCTATGTTACTG CTCGTATTATTGCAATGTCGTTCCCATCTTCAGGAAAGCAGTCTTTCTACAGGAATCCCATTGGG GAAGTTGTGAGATTTCTGGATACCAAACATGGAAACCACTATAAAGTCTACAACTTGTGCAGTAG CGAGATCCTGAAGTTCACTGCCAGTGTACGTGACTGGATGCAGCTGGATAAACAGAACATTATTGTAGTCCACTGTAAAGGAGGCAAAG GTAGGACTGGAACTATGGTCTGTATCTGGCTTATTGCCAGCAACCAATTTACAAGTGCACAG gatAGCCTGAAGTATTTTGCAGAGAGACGAACAGATAAAGGAAGTGGTTCTAAATATCAGGGAGTTGAAACTCCTTCCCAG AGTAGATATGTTGGCTATTTTGAGGTCATAAAGAACAAGTACAAGTGGAATCTCCCAGCAAAGAACCCGCTGAAGATTAAAACTATCAAAATCTTTTCAATTCAAG GGGTGGGAAAGGGTAATGGAAGCGATCTGGAAATCGAGATAATACTACGAAAGCAAGTTGTTTTCCACTGCGAGTGTCAGTCTTCCATAAACTGTAAG TTGTTTCACGATGTTGACGCAAACTCAGTCATAATCGGTTTGGAAGGCTGCCCGGTTCTGTGTGGGGATGTCAAAGTAAAATTTCTATCCAGTTCG GAGCTTCCCAAGTTGTATGATGACTGCCCATTCTTCTTTTGGTTCAACACAGCTTTTGTGGAAAACAAGAG GCTTTATTTGCCAAGAAGCCAGCTGGATAATCCTCATAAGGCCAAAACATGGAAAATATACCAAGAAGACTTTGCAGTGGAATTACTCTTTAAGGAACCAGAACCCAATTGCTAA
- the LOC100082460 gene encoding phosphatidylinositol 3,4,5-trisphosphate 3-phosphatase TPTE2-like isoform X12 — protein sequence MSVVEYLKPESKPEDTDSRKKKEHVVDIEASKEELTTKTENLKGRIRPCVMSFPYRFRNYFSIKLNILDAFIVVGTLMIDIVYIYVNTGGVKQIPRLAILLRPLRIIILIRIFRLAVQKKQLEKVTRRMVSENKRRFQKDGFDLDLTYVTARIIAMSFPSSGKQSFYRNPIGEVVRFLDTKHGNHYKVYNLCSEKDYDPKYFHYRVERIFIDDHNVPSLNEILKFTASVRDWMQLDKQNIIVVHCKGGKGRTGTMVCIWLIASNQFTSAQDSLKYFAERRTDKGSGSKYQGVETPSQSRYVGYFEVIKNKYKWNLPAKNPLKIKTIKIFSIQGVGKGNGSDLEIEIILRKQVVFHCECQSSINCKLFHDVDANSVIIGLEGCPVLCGDVKVKFLSSSELPKLYDDCPFFFWFNTAFVENKRLYLPRSQLDNPHKAKTWKIYQEDFAVELLFKEPEPNC from the exons CTCCCGGAAGAAAAAGGAACACGTTGTGGATATTGAGGCGAGCAAAGAGGAGTTGACCACCAAGACTGA AAATCTTAAGGGAAGAATTAGACCTTGTGTAATGTCCTTTCCATACAG ATTCCGAAATTACTTTTCCATCAAACTAAACATTTTGGATGCATTCATTGTTGTTGGCACTCTGATGATTGATATTGTTTACATTTATGTTAATACTGGGGGAGTTAAGCAGATCCCCAG GTTAGCAATCCTCCTTCGCCCTCTGAGAATTATCATTTTGATCAGAATTTTTCGCCTCGCCGTTCAGAAGAAACAACTTGAAAAGGTGACCAGGAGGATG GTTTCTGAAAATAAAAGACGCTTTCAGAAGGATGGATTTGACCTGGACCTCACCTATGTTACTG CTCGTATTATTGCAATGTCGTTCCCATCTTCAGGAAAGCAGTCTTTCTACAGGAATCCCATTGGG GAAGTTGTGAGATTTCTGGATACCAAACATGGAAACCACTATAAAGTCTACAACTTGTGCA GTGAAAAAGACTATGACCCTAAATACTTCCATTACCGAGTGGAAAGGATCTTTATCGATGACCACAACGTCCCCTCTCTAAA CGAGATCCTGAAGTTCACTGCCAGTGTACGTGACTGGATGCAGCTGGATAAACAGAACATTATTGTAGTCCACTGTAAAGGAGGCAAAG GTAGGACTGGAACTATGGTCTGTATCTGGCTTATTGCCAGCAACCAATTTACAAGTGCACAG gatAGCCTGAAGTATTTTGCAGAGAGACGAACAGATAAAGGAAGTGGTTCTAAATATCAGGGAGTTGAAACTCCTTCCCAG AGTAGATATGTTGGCTATTTTGAGGTCATAAAGAACAAGTACAAGTGGAATCTCCCAGCAAAGAACCCGCTGAAGATTAAAACTATCAAAATCTTTTCAATTCAAG GGGTGGGAAAGGGTAATGGAAGCGATCTGGAAATCGAGATAATACTACGAAAGCAAGTTGTTTTCCACTGCGAGTGTCAGTCTTCCATAAACTGTAAG TTGTTTCACGATGTTGACGCAAACTCAGTCATAATCGGTTTGGAAGGCTGCCCGGTTCTGTGTGGGGATGTCAAAGTAAAATTTCTATCCAGTTCG GAGCTTCCCAAGTTGTATGATGACTGCCCATTCTTCTTTTGGTTCAACACAGCTTTTGTGGAAAACAAGAG GCTTTATTTGCCAAGAAGCCAGCTGGATAATCCTCATAAGGCCAAAACATGGAAAATATACCAAGAAGACTTTGCAGTGGAATTACTCTTTAAGGAACCAGAACCCAATTGCTAA
- the LOC100082460 gene encoding phosphatidylinositol 3,4,5-trisphosphate 3-phosphatase TPTE2-like isoform X8: MSVVEYLKPESKPEDTDSRKKKEHVVDIEASKEELTTKTDAENKRKSFFKIKSSSSFRASISAWHNFQNKVRPSFDVKSSVNIRASIGTWHEFQKKMSSLLRVDDGVDQESDTWCQNLKGRIRPCVMSFPYRIFGVSLIFVDVALLIVILVTTSKSIRIPFAYRVVSLLIALFFLFDVLLRIFAEGFRNYFSIKLNILDAFIVVGTLMIDIVYIYVNTGGVKQIPRLAILLRPLRIIILIRIFRLAVQKKQLEKVTRRMVSENKRRFQKDGFDLDLTYVTARIIAMSFPSSGKQSFYRNPIGEVVRFLDTKHGNHYKVYNLCSRTGTMVCIWLIASNQFTSAQDSLKYFAERRTDKGSGSKYQGVETPSQSRYVGYFEVIKNKYKWNLPAKNPLKIKTIKIFSIQGVGKGNGSDLEIEIILRKQVVFHCECQSSINCKLFHDVDANSVIIGLEGCPVLCGDVKVKFLSSSELPKLYDDCPFFFWFNTAFVENKRLYLPRSQLDNPHKAKTWKIYQEDFAVELLFKEPEPNC; the protein is encoded by the exons CTCCCGGAAGAAAAAGGAACACGTTGTGGATATTGAGGCGAGCAAAGAGGAGTTGACCACCAAGACTGA TGCCGAGAATAAAAGGAAGTCCTTTTTCAAGATCAAGTCCTCTTCTAGTTTTAGAGCATCTATATCCGCCTGGCATAA CTTCCAGAATAAAGTGAGACCCAGTTTTGATGTCAAGTCCTCTGTTAATATTAGAGCTTCAATAGGCACCTGGCATGA ATTTCAGAAGAAAATGTCATCCCTTTTAAGGGTTGATGATGGAGTTGATCAAGAATCGGACACCTGGTGTCA AAATCTTAAGGGAAGAATTAGACCTTGTGTAATGTCCTTTCCATACAG AATATTTGGAGTCTCGCTGATCTTTGTGGATGTTGCTTTGCTGATTGTAATCTTAGTGACAACCAGCAAAAGCATAAGGATTCCCTTCGCATACCGGGTCGTGTCTCTACTGAtcgctctttttttcctttttgatgtTCTCCTTCGAATCTTTGCCGAAGG ATTCCGAAATTACTTTTCCATCAAACTAAACATTTTGGATGCATTCATTGTTGTTGGCACTCTGATGATTGATATTGTTTACATTTATGTTAATACTGGGGGAGTTAAGCAGATCCCCAG GTTAGCAATCCTCCTTCGCCCTCTGAGAATTATCATTTTGATCAGAATTTTTCGCCTCGCCGTTCAGAAGAAACAACTTGAAAAGGTGACCAGGAGGATG GTTTCTGAAAATAAAAGACGCTTTCAGAAGGATGGATTTGACCTGGACCTCACCTATGTTACTG CTCGTATTATTGCAATGTCGTTCCCATCTTCAGGAAAGCAGTCTTTCTACAGGAATCCCATTGGG GAAGTTGTGAGATTTCTGGATACCAAACATGGAAACCACTATAAAGTCTACAACTTGTGCA GTAGGACTGGAACTATGGTCTGTATCTGGCTTATTGCCAGCAACCAATTTACAAGTGCACAG gatAGCCTGAAGTATTTTGCAGAGAGACGAACAGATAAAGGAAGTGGTTCTAAATATCAGGGAGTTGAAACTCCTTCCCAG AGTAGATATGTTGGCTATTTTGAGGTCATAAAGAACAAGTACAAGTGGAATCTCCCAGCAAAGAACCCGCTGAAGATTAAAACTATCAAAATCTTTTCAATTCAAG GGGTGGGAAAGGGTAATGGAAGCGATCTGGAAATCGAGATAATACTACGAAAGCAAGTTGTTTTCCACTGCGAGTGTCAGTCTTCCATAAACTGTAAG TTGTTTCACGATGTTGACGCAAACTCAGTCATAATCGGTTTGGAAGGCTGCCCGGTTCTGTGTGGGGATGTCAAAGTAAAATTTCTATCCAGTTCG GAGCTTCCCAAGTTGTATGATGACTGCCCATTCTTCTTTTGGTTCAACACAGCTTTTGTGGAAAACAAGAG GCTTTATTTGCCAAGAAGCCAGCTGGATAATCCTCATAAGGCCAAAACATGGAAAATATACCAAGAAGACTTTGCAGTGGAATTACTCTTTAAGGAACCAGAACCCAATTGCTAA